The following are encoded in a window of Dethiobacter alkaliphilus AHT 1 genomic DNA:
- a CDS encoding AMP-binding protein yields the protein MFVPKFNTTFGNLLDDTAAKYPDKDALVNVQKDLRYSYSELQDIVNQTAKAFIGLGVKKGDHVAIWATNVVEWVFALFGAAKIGAVVVTVNTNYRSHELEYLLKQSDSTTLFLIEEYRGNNYVDIVNEVCPELATAEPGKLDCEKLPYLKNVIYMGEKEFPGLFTWSAFLKQGENVSDQELASMQEACDPDDVINMQYTSGTTGFPKGVMLTHNNVINNAYYVGAAQDYTEKERLCIPVPFFHCFGLTMSITTCVVYGATMVPVEEFNPQWVLEAIDREKCTALQGVPTMWIAELDHPDFAKYDMSSLRTGIMAGSPCPIEVMRKVTDKMAPEVTIAYGQTESSPVVTQTRTDDELERRVSTVGRALPGVELKIFNPETGEECAHGVQGEICMRGYVVMKGYYKMPEATEKAVDKDGWLHSGDLGTMDEHGYVKITGRLKDMIIRGGENIYPREIEEFLYTNPKVLDVQVIGVPSEKYGEEVMAVIKLREGETSSTEEIREFSKGKIARHKIPKYVSFVDEYPMTASGKIQKYKLREMAIKELKLEDADSIVTA from the coding sequence ATGTTTGTTCCAAAGTTCAACACCACTTTCGGCAATTTATTGGATGATACTGCAGCAAAGTACCCCGACAAAGATGCGCTGGTGAATGTGCAAAAGGATTTACGGTATTCGTACAGTGAGCTGCAAGACATTGTTAATCAGACAGCAAAGGCTTTTATCGGCCTGGGCGTTAAAAAAGGCGATCATGTGGCTATCTGGGCCACCAATGTGGTGGAATGGGTTTTTGCGTTGTTTGGTGCAGCCAAAATCGGTGCGGTGGTGGTTACCGTTAATACCAACTACCGCAGCCATGAGCTGGAGTATCTGCTCAAGCAGTCCGATTCAACCACCCTGTTTTTAATTGAAGAATACCGCGGCAATAATTATGTGGATATTGTTAATGAGGTCTGCCCCGAGCTGGCCACAGCAGAGCCGGGCAAATTGGACTGCGAAAAACTTCCTTATCTTAAAAATGTGATTTACATGGGCGAAAAAGAATTTCCCGGCCTGTTTACCTGGAGTGCGTTTCTCAAGCAGGGCGAAAATGTCAGTGACCAAGAGCTGGCCTCCATGCAGGAAGCCTGCGATCCCGATGATGTGATTAATATGCAGTACACCTCCGGGACCACCGGATTCCCCAAAGGCGTAATGCTTACCCATAATAATGTAATCAACAATGCCTATTATGTAGGCGCTGCTCAGGATTATACCGAAAAAGAGCGGCTGTGTATTCCGGTGCCGTTTTTCCACTGCTTCGGCCTGACCATGAGTATCACCACCTGTGTGGTCTACGGTGCCACCATGGTGCCGGTGGAAGAGTTTAATCCGCAGTGGGTGCTGGAGGCCATTGACCGCGAGAAGTGCACCGCACTGCAGGGCGTGCCCACCATGTGGATTGCCGAGCTTGATCATCCCGACTTTGCCAAGTATGACATGAGCTCCCTGCGCACCGGAATTATGGCCGGTTCTCCCTGCCCCATTGAAGTGATGCGCAAAGTTACCGACAAGATGGCTCCGGAAGTAACCATCGCCTACGGTCAGACTGAGTCCTCACCGGTGGTAACGCAAACCCGCACCGACGATGAGCTGGAGCGGCGGGTATCCACCGTGGGCCGTGCGCTGCCCGGTGTGGAGCTGAAAATCTTTAACCCGGAGACCGGGGAAGAGTGTGCTCATGGTGTTCAGGGCGAAATCTGCATGCGCGGCTATGTGGTGATGAAGGGCTACTACAAGATGCCGGAAGCCACAGAAAAAGCCGTTGACAAGGATGGCTGGCTACATTCAGGGGATTTGGGCACCATGGATGAGCATGGATATGTAAAAATCACCGGACGCCTCAAGGATATGATTATCCGCGGCGGCGAGAACATTTACCCCCGTGAGATTGAGGAATTCCTCTATACCAATCCCAAGGTGCTGGATGTTCAGGTTATCGGTGTTCCCAGTGAAAAATACGGCGAAGAAGTAATGGCCGTCATTAAGCTGCGGGAGGGCGAAACATCCAGTACTGAAGAAATCC
- a CDS encoding sodium:solute symporter family protein translates to MEANPVVIFAAFIYFAVIVAIGYSTRKASADPMDYYVAGRKIGPVVNGAALSAAYFSPASFLGMPAFIFLMGYPFWWVLSAIIAGLPLATMLTAAPMRKYAPVSFTDYFADRFDSPKLMRVLAGIPTIMSGWAYIVLSIVGTGLFMMAILRIDYTYAIILGALIIMFYVWMGGMVATTFSSAFQGVLITLASVVVAFVVLNLYGGFSGLGEAVYANNPNFWLMPGADPGGAFSHPIMSYWTGAVGFYFVWHFGFSTMPYTVVRFFTTMDIKSARRSVLWAVIFGGPMYWGLLIAGTAARVTLENLHPMMDAGATNAVEVLAMIQETFGIGGAAMTDYSYIALVEALNQPWVLGILVAGGLAISMATAAAWVMVLNVLFGRDFMGKVMGNTWAINNPVKSLRIWTIIIMFVCTLFAFNPAAMVLDLSGWAFIVIICTTGVPLVGGIWWGRANTTATIATICVFFPLSLFTWLYAKEVLGSPHWFFASQWIWGEGGFLLPTGHQVWLVPASAIFFIIVSLLTKPNRPEVIQQYCDDLH, encoded by the coding sequence ATGGAAGCTAATCCTGTTGTCATATTTGCAGCGTTTATCTACTTTGCCGTCATTGTGGCCATTGGTTACTCCACGCGTAAGGCGTCAGCGGATCCTATGGACTACTATGTGGCGGGCCGCAAAATTGGCCCGGTGGTAAACGGGGCTGCGTTATCCGCGGCTTATTTCAGCCCCGCGTCGTTTTTGGGGATGCCTGCATTTATTTTCCTTATGGGGTATCCGTTCTGGTGGGTCCTGTCGGCCATTATTGCCGGGTTGCCCCTGGCTACCATGCTGACGGCGGCGCCGATGCGCAAATACGCGCCGGTGTCCTTTACCGACTATTTTGCCGACCGCTTTGACAGCCCCAAGCTGATGCGGGTTTTGGCCGGTATTCCCACCATCATGTCCGGCTGGGCATATATCGTTTTATCTATTGTAGGTACCGGGTTGTTTATGATGGCGATTCTGCGTATTGATTACACCTACGCCATTATTCTCGGCGCTTTGATTATTATGTTCTATGTCTGGATGGGCGGCATGGTTGCCACCACCTTCTCTTCGGCGTTTCAGGGAGTTTTGATTACCCTGGCGTCGGTGGTTGTGGCCTTTGTGGTACTCAACCTGTACGGCGGTTTCTCCGGTTTGGGTGAGGCGGTATATGCCAACAACCCCAACTTCTGGTTGATGCCGGGAGCCGACCCGGGAGGAGCTTTCTCCCATCCCATTATGAGTTACTGGACCGGAGCGGTGGGTTTCTACTTTGTGTGGCATTTTGGTTTCTCCACCATGCCCTACACCGTAGTCCGTTTCTTCACCACCATGGATATTAAATCCGCCCGTCGTTCCGTTCTGTGGGCTGTAATTTTCGGCGGACCCATGTACTGGGGCCTGTTGATTGCCGGAACCGCTGCCCGTGTAACTCTGGAGAACTTGCATCCCATGATGGACGCCGGAGCCACCAATGCGGTGGAAGTGTTGGCCATGATTCAGGAAACATTTGGCATTGGCGGCGCGGCCATGACCGACTACTCCTATATTGCGCTGGTTGAAGCATTGAATCAGCCATGGGTTTTGGGTATTCTGGTAGCCGGCGGCCTGGCCATTTCCATGGCTACCGCTGCAGCCTGGGTGATGGTGCTCAACGTGCTATTTGGTCGTGACTTTATGGGTAAGGTGATGGGCAATACCTGGGCCATTAACAATCCCGTAAAATCACTTAGAATCTGGACCATAATAATTATGTTTGTTTGCACCCTGTTTGCCTTTAATCCGGCGGCGATGGTGCTTGACTTGTCGGGCTGGGCCTTTATAGTGATTATCTGTACCACCGGGGTCCCGCTGGTGGGCGGAATCTGGTGGGGGAGGGCCAATACCACCGCCACCATTGCCACCATCTGTGTATTCTTCCCGCTGTCCCTGTTTACCTGGCTCTATGCCAAAGAGGTGCTGGGCAGCCCGCACTGGTTCTTTGCCAGTCAGTGGATCTGGGGCGAAGGCGGGTTCCTCTTACCCACAGGCCATCAGGTCTGGCTGGTTCCGGCCTCGGCCATTTTCTTTATTATTGTTTCACTGCTGACCAAGCCCAACAGGCCCGAGGTTATTCAGCAGTACTGTGATGACTTACACTAA
- a CDS encoding sigma-54 interaction domain-containing protein, with protein sequence MAVKSIDLQTVLDSVYNGIVACDTDGRIILINESAARVAGQPKDKLMGARVDQVFPNTGLLEIIRTGENRPHQRLNFQGRLLLSNRSPIRNADGELVGAIGVFQDNSELESMTHAFKEEKKVAEELQDIIESSYDGMWITDGQGYTLHVNSAYERISGMKKEEVLGKHMQELVDKGYFSDSVTLHVLEKKERVTMMHEIRKTGKRALITGNPIFDENGEIVRVVTNVRDITELLNLKQDLEDKAKQAARYQNELAQLRSKSIYDDIVVESPQMRHIFDLATWVGQVDSTVLILGESGVGKEVVTQIVVRSSERRDEPFIKVNCGAIPENLLESELFGYEKGSFTGADKKGKPGMFELAHKGTILLDEVAEIPLNLQVKLLRAIQEQEIIRVGGTKPLKLDVRIIAATNRDLDELVRTGQFREDLFYRLNVIPITVPPLRERREDIPALIELFLCKYNEKYRLNKTLAPETVERLVSYDWPGNVRELQNIVERMVVLSRDDEVGPDALPLQLKSVGKTDADFHVDVSGVVPLKDALFEVEKKLVVKALQKYGTTRRAAEALGVDQSTVVRKYQRIRELEAGM encoded by the coding sequence ATGGCTGTCAAAAGTATTGACTTGCAAACGGTATTGGACTCAGTGTATAACGGCATAGTAGCTTGTGATACAGACGGCCGGATTATCTTAATTAATGAGTCTGCAGCAAGGGTGGCGGGTCAGCCCAAGGATAAATTAATGGGAGCACGGGTGGATCAGGTCTTTCCCAACACCGGTCTTTTGGAAATCATCCGTACCGGGGAAAACCGTCCGCATCAGCGTCTTAATTTTCAGGGGCGGCTGTTATTGTCCAATAGATCCCCCATTCGCAATGCCGACGGTGAACTGGTAGGCGCCATCGGGGTGTTTCAGGATAACTCCGAGTTGGAGAGTATGACCCATGCGTTTAAAGAAGAGAAAAAAGTGGCCGAAGAATTGCAGGATATTATTGAATCGTCTTATGACGGTATGTGGATTACAGACGGCCAGGGGTACACCCTGCATGTTAACAGTGCCTATGAACGGATTTCAGGCATGAAAAAAGAAGAGGTGCTGGGCAAGCATATGCAGGAGTTGGTGGATAAGGGGTACTTCTCCGATTCGGTGACGCTGCATGTGCTGGAGAAAAAAGAGCGCGTTACCATGATGCATGAGATCAGAAAAACAGGCAAACGCGCACTGATTACCGGTAACCCCATCTTTGATGAGAACGGGGAAATTGTGCGCGTGGTAACCAATGTGCGGGATATTACCGAGCTGCTTAATCTAAAGCAGGATCTGGAAGACAAAGCAAAACAGGCGGCCCGCTACCAGAATGAACTGGCGCAGCTGCGCTCGAAAAGCATTTATGATGACATTGTGGTGGAAAGCCCGCAGATGCGTCATATTTTTGATTTAGCTACCTGGGTAGGGCAGGTGGATTCCACCGTACTGATTTTGGGTGAGTCCGGCGTAGGTAAAGAAGTGGTTACCCAAATCGTTGTCCGCTCCAGTGAGCGACGGGATGAGCCTTTTATTAAGGTAAACTGCGGAGCAATCCCGGAAAATTTGTTGGAGTCGGAGCTTTTTGGTTATGAGAAAGGCTCTTTTACCGGTGCGGATAAAAAGGGTAAGCCGGGAATGTTTGAGTTGGCCCATAAGGGAACCATCCTGCTGGATGAAGTGGCGGAAATTCCGCTGAACCTGCAGGTTAAGCTGCTGCGCGCCATTCAGGAGCAGGAAATTATCCGGGTAGGGGGTACCAAGCCTCTGAAGCTGGATGTACGGATCATTGCCGCCACCAATCGTGATTTGGATGAGTTGGTGCGGACCGGGCAGTTCAGGGAAGACTTGTTCTACCGCCTGAATGTGATTCCCATTACGGTGCCTCCGCTGCGGGAGCGCAGGGAGGATATACCGGCTTTAATCGAGCTGTTTTTGTGCAAGTACAATGAAAAATACCGCCTTAATAAAACTCTGGCCCCCGAAACGGTGGAGCGGCTTGTTTCCTATGACTGGCCCGGCAATGTGCGTGAGTTGCAGAATATTGTGGAGCGGATGGTTGTGCTTAGCCGTGATGATGAGGTTGGCCCCGATGCGCTGCCTCTGCAGTTAAAGTCTGTGGGGAAGACCGACGCTGATTTTCATGTGGATGTTTCCGGCGTGGTGCCGCTTAAGGATGCACTGTTTGAGGTGGAAAAAAAGCTGGTGGTTAAGGCGCTGCAAAAGTACGGGACCACACGGCGGGCGGCGGAGGCCCTTGGTGTGGATCAGTCAACGGTGGTGCGTAAGTATCAGCGAATTCGTGAGTTGGAGGCCGGCATGTAG
- a CDS encoding DUF3786 domain-containing protein, giving the protein MNKSPFNLEETLRVAREEFSRKPVLEMAANSGCLYDLDKERVTVPFLNQKYLVTYPHGQVTYAHDNSEAPIITAILLLHYLTNATGIELSNNWISFKELQGGSIYIEPFQHRAIIPFVKKFGGYPQDFAKAAEKLGGKKAEHGDVSYIIPALPKVPLLYILWEGDEEFPPNGTILFDNYANAYLATEDFAFLAGMTVAALLAALKE; this is encoded by the coding sequence TTGAACAAAAGCCCGTTTAACCTGGAAGAAACCTTACGCGTAGCCCGTGAGGAATTTTCCCGCAAACCGGTTTTGGAAATGGCCGCAAACAGCGGCTGCCTGTACGATTTGGACAAAGAACGCGTTACCGTACCCTTTTTAAACCAGAAGTACCTGGTTACATATCCCCACGGCCAAGTTACCTACGCCCACGATAACAGCGAAGCACCGATTATTACCGCCATTTTGCTACTGCACTACCTGACAAACGCCACCGGCATAGAGCTGTCCAATAATTGGATTTCCTTTAAGGAACTGCAGGGCGGCAGCATCTATATCGAACCGTTTCAGCACCGGGCCATCATACCCTTTGTTAAAAAGTTCGGCGGCTACCCCCAGGACTTTGCCAAAGCGGCAGAAAAACTAGGCGGCAAAAAAGCTGAGCACGGCGACGTCTCCTACATTATCCCCGCCCTGCCGAAGGTACCGCTTTTATACATTCTCTGGGAAGGCGATGAAGAGTTTCCGCCCAACGGTACCATTCTTTTTGATAACTATGCCAACGCTTATCTGGCCACCGAAGACTTTGCTTTCCTGGCCGGCATGACGGTGGCAGCACTACTGGCCGCATTAAAAGAGTAA
- a CDS encoding signal peptidase I → MKKHRPLQRNHKLFLLLITLWAFFWLMGLARMPAVFTNTRMLTVVSGSMEPQLATGTIIAVNQGENRLFAPNDVITFHQDDILVTHRIIDVGYDEGFYYITKGDANQKPDPAPVRPAQVMGRVVFVVPSFFVPLLNLVRSPYAVIAILIFLRLRFAALPKKPAPHPLRTARKES, encoded by the coding sequence ATGAAAAAGCACCGCCCACTGCAGCGCAACCACAAGCTGTTTCTGCTGCTTATCACCCTGTGGGCCTTTTTCTGGCTAATGGGTCTGGCACGTATGCCCGCCGTCTTTACCAATACCAGAATGCTTACCGTAGTCAGCGGTAGCATGGAACCACAGCTGGCCACCGGCACCATTATAGCAGTCAACCAAGGGGAAAACCGGCTTTTTGCCCCCAATGATGTTATCACCTTTCATCAGGACGACATCCTGGTCACCCACCGCATTATTGATGTGGGCTATGACGAAGGGTTTTACTACATTACCAAGGGCGATGCCAATCAAAAACCGGACCCTGCACCTGTCAGACCTGCCCAGGTCATGGGACGGGTAGTTTTTGTGGTCCCCTCTTTCTTTGTGCCTCTGCTTAATCTAGTGCGTTCCCCTTATGCCGTCATTGCTATTCTCATCTTCTTGCGTCTCCGCTTTGCCGCACTACCCAAGAAACCAGCACCGCATCCCCTGCGCACCGCCAGAAAGGAGTCCTGA
- a CDS encoding hydroxyacid dehydrogenase, whose translation MANITFFETQTGDRPAFETALKDHSLSFTEEPLSDKNIADFSDSEIISVFIYSHATAELLSQLPNLKLILTRSSGFNHIDLKAATERNIPVCNVPVYGENTVAEHAFALILTLSRNIYKAYLRTQREDFSLKGLQGFDLKDKTLAVVGAGRIGLHVIKIARSFNMKVLAVDPTPDPFLAEVLQFSYAPLEEVLTRADIISLHAPLNEKTHHLLNKENISTIKKGALLINTARGELVETDALLAALNDGTIAGAGLDVLESEELFVEDEKLFSPHTPPETLTTVLKNHILLNREDVVITPHIGFNSKEAVHRIRETTVQNITAFLAGSPENVVKAP comes from the coding sequence ATGGCAAACATCACCTTCTTTGAAACCCAAACAGGAGACCGACCTGCTTTTGAAACAGCTCTTAAAGACCACAGTCTCAGCTTTACAGAAGAACCCTTAAGCGACAAAAATATCGCTGATTTCAGTGACAGTGAAATCATTTCCGTTTTTATCTACTCCCATGCCACTGCTGAGCTGCTCTCGCAGCTACCTAACCTTAAGCTTATCCTTACCCGCTCCAGCGGGTTTAATCATATCGATCTTAAAGCGGCAACAGAGCGCAACATCCCGGTCTGCAACGTACCGGTTTATGGAGAAAACACGGTGGCGGAGCATGCCTTCGCCCTGATACTGACCCTCTCCAGAAACATCTACAAAGCATATCTCCGCACCCAGCGGGAGGATTTCTCCCTTAAGGGCCTGCAGGGCTTTGACCTTAAGGACAAAACGCTGGCCGTGGTAGGAGCCGGCCGCATTGGCCTGCACGTCATAAAAATTGCCCGTTCCTTTAACATGAAGGTGCTGGCGGTGGATCCCACCCCGGACCCCTTTTTAGCCGAGGTACTGCAGTTTAGCTATGCTCCTCTGGAAGAAGTACTGACCCGGGCGGATATTATTTCCCTGCATGCGCCGCTTAACGAAAAAACCCACCATCTGCTTAACAAGGAGAATATCTCCACCATAAAAAAAGGGGCCCTGTTAATTAACACGGCCCGCGGTGAGCTGGTGGAAACCGACGCCCTGCTGGCCGCCTTAAACGACGGCACCATTGCCGGCGCCGGCCTGGATGTCTTGGAAAGCGAAGAGCTGTTTGTGGAAGATGAAAAGCTCTTTAGCCCCCACACTCCACCGGAAACTCTCACCACCGTGCTCAAAAACCATATTCTTTTAAACCGGGAAGATGTTGTAATAACACCCCACATCGGCTTTAACTCCAAAGAGGCAGTCCACCGCATTCGCGAAACCACCGTTCAAAACATTACCGCCTTTTTGGCCGGCAGTCCGGAAAATGTGGTTAAAGCCCCCTAA
- a CDS encoding radical SAM protein, whose protein sequence is MEIVGEVIVMRYEQPLFRPPSEAYSLILQATIGCSHNACSFCSMYKGKKFRVRSLEEMAEDIRMAKERYGYVEKVFLADGDALAMETDHLLELLQLVREGFPKARQISVYAGPKNILAKSEEELRSIREAGVSLAYFGLESGDEEVLKEVKKGATPEEMAKAGKKIQLAGIDLSVTVILGLGGRHRWREHALQTAKVASEINPRYLAALTLMVDKRTPLGKKVASGEFAVPSAAESLLELKTLIENLEVDDCLFRSNHASNYLAVGGALPKDRKSMISAIEQALRDQRLLKDEAFRGL, encoded by the coding sequence GTGGAAATAGTAGGCGAGGTGATAGTTATGCGTTATGAACAGCCTTTGTTTCGGCCTCCCAGTGAGGCGTACAGTTTAATTTTACAGGCAACCATCGGGTGCAGTCATAATGCCTGTTCTTTTTGCTCCATGTATAAGGGGAAAAAGTTTCGGGTACGTAGTTTGGAAGAAATGGCAGAGGACATCCGCATGGCTAAAGAGCGCTATGGTTATGTGGAAAAAGTTTTTCTGGCCGACGGTGATGCACTGGCCATGGAGACGGATCATTTGCTGGAGCTTTTGCAGTTGGTGCGGGAGGGCTTTCCCAAAGCACGGCAGATTTCAGTTTATGCCGGGCCTAAGAATATCCTGGCTAAAAGTGAAGAGGAGCTGCGGTCTATAAGGGAGGCCGGTGTTTCTTTGGCTTATTTTGGGCTGGAGAGCGGCGACGAAGAAGTGCTAAAAGAGGTAAAAAAAGGAGCCACCCCGGAGGAGATGGCTAAAGCAGGGAAAAAGATTCAGTTAGCTGGCATAGATTTGTCGGTGACGGTTATCCTGGGTCTGGGCGGCCGCCACAGATGGCGGGAGCATGCTCTGCAGACAGCTAAAGTGGCCTCAGAGATAAATCCCCGCTATCTGGCGGCGCTGACCTTGATGGTGGATAAGCGCACACCTTTGGGTAAAAAAGTGGCTTCCGGCGAGTTTGCCGTACCTTCCGCTGCAGAAAGCCTGTTGGAGCTAAAAACGTTAATCGAAAACCTGGAGGTAGATGATTGTCTGTTTCGCTCCAACCATGCCTCCAACTATTTGGCAGTGGGGGGAGCGCTACCCAAAGACCGCAAAAGTATGATTTCGGCCATTGAGCAGGCGCTCAGGGATCAGCGTTTGTTAAAAGATGAAGCTTTTAGGGGGCTTTAA
- the murJ gene encoding murein biosynthesis integral membrane protein MurJ, translating to MSENNKTILKWTGIVTVLLVVSRLLGFVRESAITFRFGATLETDAYYLVMVLPQVLFLAFNDAIKTAFIPVYGEYHKREDGATLAATAFVILAVSLIIVTAGLILFAPWVVRLVAPGFEGEKYQIAVEMARVILPSLIFMGLGGWCSGILHTKRNFVIPAIPAYSSNLIIIFTALLFGLQFGIMGLAWGTVVGFASQFLVQLPAVAKHNVFKDWKLDWRHPGLKKMAVVLPPVLLGGAAIEIKTLVDRMFGSLLPDGSITWLAVANRIYLLPNGILILALLTVLYPTLVELNVEKKMAEFKKTFREGVGLIVVLMLPMMVGLVVLRVPVVRLLFERGEFGAVDTAATAYPLALYSISLMPLGIMLLIKRTFFALLDTKTPMYFMIFTEALNILLNYLLIGPLGHGGIALGTSLAVYVGAGGMAYLLWRKIGMLGGRRIFDTFVKSAVAAGIMGLVVFWGQRFLTGGGFVRQAMELGALIGFGAALYFAMAYALKVRELDVALEMVRRRLKR from the coding sequence ATGTCTGAAAATAATAAAACGATACTGAAGTGGACGGGCATCGTCACGGTACTGCTGGTGGTTTCCCGACTGCTGGGCTTTGTGCGGGAATCGGCCATTACCTTTCGCTTCGGTGCAACGCTGGAGACAGATGCCTATTATCTGGTTATGGTTTTACCACAGGTTTTGTTTTTGGCCTTTAACGATGCAATAAAGACGGCGTTTATTCCCGTATACGGTGAGTACCATAAGCGGGAGGACGGCGCTACTTTGGCTGCCACCGCTTTTGTGATTTTAGCGGTTAGCCTGATTATAGTCACGGCGGGATTAATCCTATTTGCGCCCTGGGTGGTGCGATTGGTGGCACCCGGCTTTGAGGGCGAGAAGTACCAGATTGCGGTGGAGATGGCCCGGGTTATTCTCCCGTCCCTTATTTTTATGGGTCTGGGTGGGTGGTGCAGCGGTATTTTGCACACTAAGAGGAACTTTGTGATTCCCGCCATTCCGGCATATTCCAGCAATCTGATTATTATTTTTACAGCACTGCTCTTTGGTTTGCAGTTTGGAATTATGGGACTGGCCTGGGGGACTGTGGTGGGTTTTGCCAGCCAGTTTCTGGTGCAGCTGCCGGCGGTGGCTAAACACAATGTATTCAAGGATTGGAAGCTGGACTGGCGCCATCCCGGGTTAAAGAAGATGGCGGTGGTACTGCCACCGGTTTTGTTGGGCGGTGCCGCCATCGAAATTAAGACTTTGGTGGATCGGATGTTTGGTTCACTTCTGCCCGACGGCAGTATTACCTGGCTTGCTGTTGCTAACCGAATATATTTGTTGCCCAACGGGATTTTGATTTTGGCTTTGCTCACAGTGCTGTATCCCACGCTGGTGGAGCTGAATGTGGAAAAAAAGATGGCTGAGTTTAAAAAAACCTTCCGTGAAGGTGTAGGACTCATTGTGGTTTTAATGCTTCCCATGATGGTGGGGCTTGTTGTTCTGCGGGTACCGGTTGTGCGACTTTTGTTTGAACGGGGCGAGTTTGGTGCGGTGGACACCGCTGCCACCGCCTACCCGTTGGCACTGTACAGTATCAGCCTGATGCCGCTGGGGATTATGTTGTTGATTAAGCGGACTTTTTTTGCGCTGCTGGATACCAAGACGCCCATGTATTTTATGATTTTTACCGAGGCCTTAAATATTTTGCTGAACTATTTGCTCATCGGGCCATTGGGACATGGGGGTATTGCGCTGGGCACGTCCCTTGCGGTCTATGTAGGAGCGGGGGGGATGGCTTACCTTCTCTGGCGCAAGATTGGTATGCTGGGTGGACGACGGATTTTCGATACTTTTGTTAAGTCGGCGGTGGCCGCCGGCATTATGGGGCTGGTGGTGTTTTGGGGGCAGCGGTTTTTAACCGGCGGCGGATTTGTTCGCCAGGCTATGGAGCTTGGCGCCTTGATTGGTTTTGGTGCGGCCCTTTATTTTGCCATGGCCTACGCACTGAAGGTAAGAGAGTTGGACGTGGCACTGGAGATGGTGCGGCGCAGACTGAAGAGATAA
- a CDS encoding COG2426 family protein: MEYLQVFVLSAMPVVEIRGGVPLGVMLGLSGWEALAVSALGNVAIILPWLLILCHLETYFAQNRLTAPLYNRMVHKAEKKRASFVKYGKYALFLFVAIPLPVTGAWTACVASRVFRIPMKDTFWIVSLGVVMAGIIVLLNTMMVISVFS; this comes from the coding sequence TTGGAATACTTACAGGTATTTGTATTGTCTGCCATGCCGGTGGTGGAAATCAGAGGCGGTGTGCCTCTGGGTGTAATGTTGGGGCTTTCCGGTTGGGAAGCGTTGGCGGTCAGTGCTTTGGGCAATGTGGCTATTATATTGCCATGGTTGCTTATTTTGTGTCATCTGGAGACCTATTTTGCCCAGAACCGGTTAACTGCACCGCTTTATAACAGGATGGTGCACAAGGCGGAGAAAAAGCGGGCCTCATTTGTCAAATACGGCAAGTATGCTTTGTTTTTGTTTGTGGCCATTCCGCTGCCTGTCACCGGAGCGTGGACAGCCTGTGTAGCTTCCAGGGTTTTTCGTATACCCATGAAAGATACTTTTTGGATTGTGTCTCTGGGCGTGGTAATGGCGGGGATTATTGTTTTGCTTAATACCATGATGGTAATCAGTGTGTTTAGTTAA